In Janibacter cremeus, a genomic segment contains:
- a CDS encoding acetyl-CoA carboxylase family protein — protein MSTNFWRGLPVKVLVANRGEVAVRIEQAVRSLGWSAQRVHVSEESASATESSVLLPKAGVAGYLDADALVQAAVQTGCTMLHPGYGFLSESAELAGACADNDIIFVGPSIKDLKLFGDKSSARAHAVSVDVPVLAATTSPTSLQEAEQFLRAHSAGCMVKASAGGGGRGMRAVTDLAGLSEAFERCRSEARRAFGDDSVYVEELMPRAKHLEVQILGDGMGQVVSLGERECSIQRRHQKLVEWAPSPVLNSHQRDALSRAAVALMAPLEYRGLGTVEFLVDPDTLAAGAEFTFVFIEVNPRLQVEHTVTEQVTGLDLVASQLRVAVGESLDDLSLEGGSSPVQDTFAIQARVNAEHTVGAVTTAATGTVTDFVVPAEARVDTYARPGLVVDGTFDSLLAKVVTRTQGSFAEAAADAVSALSELVISGVDTNVDLLRSVLTHEEFISGQATTSFLDEHESVSGQFEAAGDPSQVTAAFAAAVVSVDVRPGQAIGPGTALVTLESMKMEHPLTAGVSGTVDQVRVAVGDQVRVGQVIAEITVHAGNYGEEELSDQVDLDYVRPDLEELLRRRAAVTDEARPEAMAKRHRTGHRSARENISALVDDDSFLEFGALPVAAQRSRRDMQDLIARTPGDGIVTGLAKINGAEFGSEVSEAAVLAYDYTVLAGTQGYFNHKKTDRILSIAKQKKVPIVFFAEGGGGRPGDTDVNHVLGSGLNVTTFTMMGSLSGVVPTIGVLTGRCFAGNAALLGCCDVIIGTRDSNLGMAGPAMIEGGGLGRFTPEEVGPMDVQGPNGVVDIVVEDDEEAVLAAQRYLSYFQGPVSQWSFSDQRRLRHLIPENRKAIYNIREVIDNLVDEGSVLELRREFGIGAVTALVRVEGKPMGLVANNPAHLGGAIDSEAADKMARFLQLCDAHGLPVVSLCDTPGFMVGPESEGTATVRHFSRLFVISAHLRIPMITVILRKGYGLGAQAMAAGGFLEPLTTIAWPTGEFGPMGLEGAVQLAYSKELAAIADDGERDRRYRQHLDELYDAGKAINSAMKQDFDEVIDPAETRRWVASTLRSFPTYEGEATRYVDTW, from the coding sequence ATGTCAACGAATTTCTGGAGAGGTCTCCCTGTGAAGGTCCTTGTGGCTAACCGTGGTGAAGTGGCGGTGCGAATCGAGCAGGCAGTGCGTTCGCTAGGATGGTCCGCACAGCGGGTTCACGTATCCGAGGAATCGGCAAGTGCAACTGAGAGCTCAGTGCTCCTGCCAAAGGCTGGCGTCGCAGGATACCTAGATGCAGACGCGCTAGTGCAGGCAGCAGTCCAAACTGGCTGTACGATGCTGCATCCTGGTTATGGCTTCCTAAGCGAGAGTGCCGAACTCGCTGGGGCCTGTGCTGACAACGACATCATCTTTGTCGGTCCCTCTATAAAGGATTTAAAGCTCTTTGGTGACAAGTCCTCAGCCCGTGCCCATGCTGTGTCGGTCGATGTTCCGGTGCTTGCCGCCACAACGTCGCCGACTAGTCTTCAGGAGGCAGAGCAGTTTCTCCGCGCTCACTCAGCAGGCTGCATGGTTAAAGCCTCTGCCGGGGGAGGGGGCCGGGGCATGCGCGCGGTTACGGACCTTGCAGGTCTCTCAGAGGCATTTGAACGCTGCCGCTCGGAGGCCAGACGCGCCTTCGGAGATGACTCGGTTTACGTCGAGGAGTTGATGCCCCGCGCCAAGCATCTGGAAGTCCAAATCCTAGGGGACGGCATGGGGCAGGTGGTGAGTTTGGGGGAGCGTGAGTGCAGCATCCAGCGGCGTCATCAGAAATTGGTCGAGTGGGCGCCTAGCCCTGTGCTGAACTCGCATCAGCGTGATGCACTCAGCCGCGCGGCTGTTGCGTTGATGGCTCCTTTGGAATACCGGGGCCTCGGCACGGTGGAGTTTCTGGTGGATCCCGATACTCTGGCTGCTGGCGCAGAATTCACCTTCGTCTTCATTGAGGTCAATCCCAGACTCCAAGTCGAGCACACCGTAACCGAACAGGTCACCGGCCTTGACCTGGTCGCGTCCCAGCTGCGGGTAGCGGTTGGGGAGTCTTTGGACGATCTATCTCTAGAAGGGGGTAGTTCCCCGGTCCAAGACACGTTCGCGATCCAGGCTCGGGTCAATGCTGAGCACACGGTGGGTGCGGTCACCACTGCGGCCACCGGAACCGTCACCGACTTCGTGGTACCGGCCGAGGCGCGGGTCGACACCTATGCTCGACCCGGCTTGGTGGTAGACGGCACCTTCGATTCGCTTTTGGCGAAGGTGGTGACTAGGACCCAAGGGTCGTTCGCCGAGGCGGCCGCGGACGCGGTGAGTGCACTTAGTGAACTGGTCATCTCCGGGGTGGATACCAACGTCGACCTGCTGCGGTCGGTCCTCACCCATGAGGAGTTCATTAGCGGCCAGGCCACGACTAGCTTCCTGGACGAGCACGAGAGCGTATCTGGGCAGTTCGAGGCCGCAGGTGACCCCTCGCAGGTGACCGCCGCGTTCGCCGCTGCGGTGGTCTCAGTGGACGTGCGGCCTGGCCAAGCGATCGGCCCTGGCACCGCACTGGTGACCTTAGAGTCGATGAAGATGGAGCACCCGTTGACGGCCGGTGTGAGCGGCACTGTCGATCAAGTACGGGTGGCTGTGGGCGATCAGGTGCGCGTCGGTCAGGTGATCGCCGAGATCACGGTTCATGCTGGAAATTACGGTGAAGAGGAGTTATCCGACCAAGTCGACTTGGACTACGTTCGTCCAGATCTCGAAGAACTGTTGCGGCGGAGGGCGGCCGTCACCGACGAAGCGCGACCTGAGGCCATGGCCAAGCGGCACCGTACCGGTCATCGCTCAGCACGCGAGAACATCTCGGCTCTCGTTGACGACGACTCCTTCCTCGAGTTCGGAGCCTTGCCGGTCGCGGCACAGCGCAGTCGTCGGGATATGCAGGATCTGATTGCTCGGACCCCAGGCGACGGGATCGTCACTGGGCTCGCGAAGATCAACGGGGCAGAATTTGGTTCGGAGGTGAGCGAGGCGGCTGTACTCGCCTACGACTACACCGTGCTGGCTGGCACTCAAGGCTACTTCAACCACAAAAAGACTGACCGGATTCTCTCCATCGCGAAGCAGAAGAAGGTGCCGATCGTCTTCTTTGCAGAAGGGGGTGGCGGTCGGCCCGGGGATACTGACGTCAATCACGTCTTGGGCTCGGGGCTCAACGTCACCACATTCACGATGATGGGTTCGCTCAGCGGGGTGGTTCCTACTATCGGAGTGCTGACAGGGCGCTGTTTCGCTGGTAACGCAGCCCTTCTGGGCTGCTGCGACGTCATTATCGGAACACGCGACTCCAACCTCGGTATGGCTGGTCCGGCGATGATCGAGGGCGGAGGCCTGGGGCGGTTTACGCCCGAGGAGGTTGGACCGATGGACGTTCAAGGGCCCAACGGAGTGGTCGACATCGTGGTTGAGGACGACGAGGAAGCCGTCTTGGCGGCCCAGCGGTACCTTTCCTATTTCCAAGGCCCGGTTTCTCAATGGTCGTTTTCCGATCAACGACGGTTGCGCCACCTAATTCCGGAAAATCGCAAGGCTATCTACAACATTCGTGAGGTGATCGATAACCTTGTGGACGAAGGGTCAGTTTTAGAGTTGCGCCGTGAGTTTGGCATTGGGGCTGTCACCGCCTTGGTCCGGGTCGAAGGCAAGCCTATGGGGCTGGTGGCAAACAACCCCGCACACTTGGGTGGCGCTATCGACTCGGAGGCCGCGGACAAGATGGCCAGGTTCCTCCAACTCTGCGACGCGCATGGGCTCCCCGTCGTATCCCTCTGCGATACCCCGGGCTTCATGGTTGGGCCGGAGTCGGAAGGAACCGCGACCGTCCGACACTTCTCACGACTCTTCGTGATCAGCGCTCACCTCAGGATCCCAATGATTACCGTGATCCTGAGGAAGGGCTATGGGCTCGGCGCGCAGGCAATGGCAGCAGGTGGGTTCCTTGAGCCTCTAACAACCATCGCTTGGCCAACCGGCGAGTTTGGGCCAATGGGGCTGGAAGGGGCTGTCCAGCTTGCGTATAGCAAGGAACTTGCGGCGATCGCCGACGATGGCGAACGGGACCGGCGCTATCGCCAACATCTTGACGAACTCTATGATGCAGGCAAGGCGATCAATAGCGCGATGAAGCAGGACTTTGATGAGGTTATCGATCCGGCGGAGACGCGGAGATGGGTGGCGTCGACGCTTCGCTCATTCCCGACCTACGAGGGGGAAGCCACGCGGTACGTCGACACTTGGTGA
- a CDS encoding TetR family transcriptional regulator has translation MKNGWATRVAHDRQGSARRDELLAAARAAFAKQGFGATNVSDITDEAGVSRATFYVYFASKQDVFAALAKQVRDTFLAAQSIDGLEHDDVVAVLRVTSEASLRAVVHNLELMRILDHQALSDNEIRILWAGIRRRSVRRTAKYYDRLKASGIVQPAADTEAVAQMAAGMNEMYAPAIRDGSTSVSYALTQILALTGSALGLGIIVERDATKEAENKHGTTFDQ, from the coding sequence GTGAAGAACGGATGGGCGACGCGTGTCGCGCACGATCGGCAAGGCTCCGCCCGCCGCGACGAGTTGTTGGCCGCTGCCCGGGCTGCCTTCGCCAAGCAAGGCTTCGGCGCCACGAACGTCTCCGACATCACCGATGAGGCAGGCGTCAGCCGTGCGACCTTCTACGTCTACTTCGCCTCCAAGCAGGACGTCTTCGCCGCTCTCGCTAAACAGGTGCGCGACACCTTCTTGGCCGCGCAGTCGATCGACGGACTGGAGCATGACGACGTGGTCGCAGTGCTGCGCGTAACCTCCGAGGCTTCGCTGCGCGCCGTGGTCCATAACCTCGAGCTCATGCGGATACTTGATCACCAGGCGCTCTCCGACAACGAGATCCGAATCTTGTGGGCGGGTATCCGACGACGATCGGTTCGCAGAACCGCGAAGTACTATGACCGGCTCAAAGCCTCAGGGATCGTCCAACCGGCAGCAGACACGGAGGCTGTCGCCCAGATGGCGGCCGGCATGAATGAAATGTATGCACCCGCAATCCGTGACGGGTCGACATCGGTCAGTTATGCACTAACCCAGATCCTCGCCCTTACGGGCTCCGCATTGGGGTTAGGCATAATAGTTGAAAGAGACGCAACAAAGGAAGCCGAAAACAAGCACGGCACCACGTTTGATCAGTAG
- a CDS encoding histidine phosphatase family protein, translating into MGSIRLVRHAQASFGADDYDVLSLRGHKQAEILRKHWATPSLPRSLWAATGTLRRQMNTARTALHSLNVVEDERWNEFDEASLLSWLPPKRHDLSTQQFQVRLNLALSEWIAKGADSHGESFIGFQDRVLAGFEDATTQAGSGSVATIFSSAGPIALVASHLLSGDASLFLRLNDVLINASITTVIVGRTGPRLLTFNDHGHLPKSHVTFR; encoded by the coding sequence ATGGGCTCGATCCGACTTGTCCGTCACGCACAAGCGTCCTTCGGCGCCGACGACTATGATGTGCTCTCACTCAGAGGGCACAAGCAGGCCGAAATCCTGCGCAAGCATTGGGCCACCCCTTCGCTACCTCGTTCACTTTGGGCTGCAACCGGCACCTTGCGCCGTCAGATGAACACCGCGCGAACGGCACTGCACAGTCTCAACGTCGTCGAAGACGAACGATGGAACGAGTTCGATGAAGCCAGCCTACTGTCGTGGCTGCCACCCAAGCGGCACGACCTATCAACCCAGCAATTCCAAGTGAGGCTCAACCTCGCGCTGAGCGAATGGATAGCCAAAGGTGCCGACAGCCACGGTGAGAGCTTCATCGGGTTTCAGGACCGGGTGCTTGCCGGATTCGAGGACGCAACCACACAAGCAGGCTCAGGCAGTGTCGCGACCATCTTTTCCTCCGCTGGACCCATCGCGCTCGTCGCTTCCCATCTGCTGAGCGGCGACGCCAGCCTCTTCTTGCGCCTCAACGACGTCCTGATAAACGCTAGCATCACGACCGTGATCGTCGGCCGCACTGGACCACGGCTCCTCACCTTCAACGACCACGGCCACCTACCCAAAAGTCATGTCACCTTCCGCTGA
- a CDS encoding IS256 family transposase, with amino-acid sequence MTAPHIVDPAGLLSEALTEASPDLMRSLLQTMINALLSADADAVVGAEYGRPTPGRSAQRNGYRHRDLDTRVGTVDVAIPKLRTGSYFPEWLLERRKRAESAMITVVADCYLAGVSTRRMDKLVKTLGINSLSKSQVSRMAADLDQIVEDFRHRPLDEAGPFTFVAADALTMKVREGGRVVATSVLLATGVNADGHREVLGLRVATSETGSAWNEFFADLTARGLTGVRLVTSDAHQGLKEAIAANLTGAAWQRCRTHYSANLMDVTPKSMWPAVKAMLHSVYDQPDAPSVQAQFDRLIEYVDEKLPQVAEHLAGAREDILAFTAFPKDVWTQIWSNNPQERLNREIRRRTDSVGIFPNRNAIVRLVGAVLAEQTDEWAEGRRYLGLDVLARCRVTLITTTDPEIGAETMPALTA; translated from the coding sequence ATGACCGCACCACACATTGTCGACCCTGCGGGCCTGCTGAGTGAAGCCCTGACCGAAGCAAGCCCGGATCTGATGCGTTCGCTGTTGCAGACGATGATCAACGCGCTGCTGTCCGCGGACGCCGACGCCGTCGTCGGCGCCGAGTACGGCCGCCCCACACCGGGCCGCTCGGCGCAGCGCAACGGGTACCGCCACCGCGACCTGGACACCCGCGTGGGGACCGTCGACGTCGCCATCCCGAAGCTGCGCACCGGCAGCTACTTCCCCGAGTGGCTGCTCGAGCGCCGCAAGCGGGCCGAGTCGGCGATGATCACCGTCGTCGCCGACTGCTACCTCGCCGGCGTCAGCACCCGCCGCATGGACAAGCTCGTCAAGACCCTCGGCATCAACTCCCTGTCCAAGTCGCAGGTCAGCAGGATGGCGGCCGACCTGGACCAGATCGTCGAGGACTTCCGCCACCGCCCCCTTGACGAGGCGGGACCGTTCACCTTCGTCGCCGCCGACGCGCTGACGATGAAGGTCCGCGAGGGCGGGCGCGTGGTCGCCACCTCGGTACTGCTCGCGACCGGGGTCAACGCCGACGGGCACCGCGAAGTCCTCGGACTGCGCGTGGCCACTTCCGAGACCGGGTCCGCATGGAACGAGTTCTTCGCCGACCTGACCGCCCGCGGCCTGACCGGGGTACGTCTGGTCACCTCCGACGCCCACCAAGGGTTGAAGGAAGCGATCGCGGCGAACCTGACCGGCGCCGCGTGGCAGCGATGCCGCACCCACTACTCCGCGAACCTGATGGACGTCACGCCCAAGTCGATGTGGCCGGCCGTCAAGGCGATGCTGCACAGTGTCTATGACCAGCCCGACGCACCCAGCGTGCAGGCCCAGTTCGACCGGCTCATCGAGTACGTCGACGAGAAGCTCCCACAGGTGGCCGAGCACCTCGCCGGCGCGCGGGAGGACATCCTCGCGTTCACAGCCTTCCCCAAGGACGTGTGGACCCAGATCTGGTCGAACAACCCCCAGGAGCGCCTCAACCGCGAGATCCGACGCCGGACCGACTCCGTTGGGATCTTCCCCAACCGCAACGCCATCGTGCGTCTGGTCGGAGCCGTCCTGGCCGAACAGACCGACGAATGGGCCGAAGGACGGCGCTACCTCGGCCTCGACGTCCTGGCCCGCTGCCGCGTCACTCTCATCACCACCACCGACCCCGAGATCGGAGCCGAAACCATGCCCGCCCTGACCGCCTAA
- the ltrA gene encoding group II intron reverse transcriptase/maturase encodes MAQEALVNSDARALMDAVRERVARTQIKYHRWAKTDRDERFGDLFNLVSHPDYLRVAWQHVARNKGARTAGVDGVTVRQIAARGEVAEFLNGVAASLKDGTYRPSPVRRVLLPKPGGKSRPLGIPTVTDRVVQQSLRMVLEPIFEADFQPVSYGFRPKRRAHDAVAEIHHYATSGYRWVLDADIEGCFDHIDHTALLALVRERIKDKKTVALVRAFLKAGVLDELGLQATTSEGTPQGGIISPLLANIALSVLDEAIMAPWAAGGDQSTQAARAKRRYHGLGNWRIVRYADDFVIMTNGSKDDALALKEQAAEVLAGIGLRLSEAKTRVTHLREGIDFLGFHIQWRKRRGGGKWCCMVFISDKAFAKIKQTIRALTPRRSPRPMTDVIIEVNAALRGWTSYFRHAIAGRRFSFLRYFTWRRFVAWQREQHRWNWSKVKRWLRRHNGSWKPIATNDVVLFDPTKVRVRRYLYRGNRIPSPYDPATAA; translated from the coding sequence ATGGCGCAAGAGGCGTTGGTGAACTCCGACGCTCGGGCCTTGATGGACGCTGTCAGGGAGCGGGTAGCGCGGACGCAGATCAAGTATCACCGGTGGGCCAAGACCGACCGCGACGAGCGGTTCGGGGACTTGTTCAACCTCGTGTCACACCCGGACTACCTGCGGGTGGCCTGGCAGCACGTGGCACGCAACAAAGGGGCTCGCACCGCGGGGGTCGACGGCGTCACTGTGCGTCAGATCGCCGCGCGGGGCGAGGTCGCGGAGTTCCTGAATGGGGTCGCCGCGAGCCTGAAGGACGGCACGTATCGGCCCTCGCCGGTGCGGCGGGTGCTACTCCCCAAGCCGGGCGGCAAGTCGCGTCCGCTGGGGATCCCGACCGTGACCGACCGGGTCGTGCAGCAGTCCTTGAGGATGGTGCTGGAACCGATCTTTGAGGCCGACTTCCAGCCGGTCTCCTACGGGTTCCGACCCAAGCGGCGCGCCCATGACGCGGTCGCCGAGATCCACCACTACGCCACCAGCGGGTACCGGTGGGTGTTGGACGCAGACATCGAAGGATGTTTCGACCACATCGACCACACTGCCCTGCTGGCACTGGTGCGGGAGCGGATCAAGGACAAGAAGACCGTGGCATTGGTCCGGGCGTTCCTCAAGGCCGGAGTTCTTGACGAACTCGGCCTGCAAGCCACGACCAGTGAAGGGACGCCGCAAGGCGGGATCATCTCACCGCTGCTGGCCAACATCGCCTTGTCCGTGCTGGACGAGGCGATCATGGCCCCATGGGCTGCGGGAGGCGACCAGTCAACCCAGGCTGCACGCGCCAAACGTCGCTACCACGGGTTGGGCAACTGGCGGATCGTGCGCTACGCGGACGACTTCGTCATCATGACCAACGGCAGCAAGGATGACGCCCTGGCCCTGAAAGAACAGGCCGCCGAGGTGCTGGCCGGGATCGGGCTGAGGCTTTCTGAGGCCAAGACCCGCGTCACGCACCTACGCGAAGGGATCGACTTCCTCGGCTTCCACATCCAGTGGAGGAAACGCCGAGGAGGCGGCAAGTGGTGCTGCATGGTCTTCATCAGCGACAAGGCGTTCGCGAAGATCAAGCAGACCATCCGCGCTCTGACCCCTCGCCGGTCACCACGGCCCATGACGGACGTGATCATCGAGGTCAACGCGGCGCTGCGCGGGTGGACGTCCTACTTCCGCCACGCTATCGCCGGGCGACGATTCAGTTTTCTGCGGTACTTCACCTGGAGACGCTTCGTGGCTTGGCAACGCGAGCAGCACCGCTGGAACTGGTCGAAGGTCAAACGATGGCTCCGCCGCCACAACGGCAGCTGGAAACCCATCGCGACCAACGATGTGGTCCTGTTCGACCCCACGAAAGTGCGGGTGCGACGGTACCTATACCGCGGGAACAGGATCCCCAGTCCCTACGATCCGGCCACGGCCGCCTGA
- a CDS encoding transposase, which translates to MVDLTRNAQGKVSARLLDLVPGRSGQVYRDWLTKRGEDFRAGVQVATMDPFQG; encoded by the coding sequence ATGGTCGACCTGACCCGCAACGCGCAGGGGAAGGTGAGCGCCCGGCTGCTCGACCTCGTCCCCGGCCGGTCAGGGCAGGTCTACCGTGACTGGCTCACCAAGCGCGGCGAAGACTTCCGCGCCGGCGTGCAGGTGGCGACGATGGACCCGTTCCAGGGGTAA
- a CDS encoding IS110 family transposase, with product MSMQQVPAHRRVVIGVDTHKHVHVAVAIDELGATLGNRSFAADTGGYLELIDWALAFGGKPTFGIEGTGSYGAGLASAVRRRDIGAIEVVRTDRRDRRLRGKSDSIDAENAARAVLAGQATAIPKTADGTVEMIRQVKVAKDIAVKARTAAMISLKQVIVNAPPQLREDLQPLSKMALINRCAALRPGQVTTILSSSKYTLRAIARRWQHLNEEISGHEKVLEQLTTQVAPDLTAAFAVGPDTAAEMLIVAGDNPERIRSEPAFARLCGVAPIPASSGMTNRHRLNRGGHRQANAALYRVVIVRMQHHEPTKAYVARRTAEGKTKAEIIRCLKRLLARELWAAMRPLRQPREASPEAA from the coding sequence ATGAGCATGCAACAGGTCCCCGCACACCGTCGAGTCGTCATCGGCGTCGACACCCACAAACACGTCCACGTCGCCGTCGCGATCGACGAGCTCGGCGCCACCTTGGGCAATCGCTCATTCGCAGCCGATACAGGCGGCTACCTCGAATTGATCGACTGGGCACTGGCCTTCGGCGGCAAGCCCACTTTCGGCATCGAGGGAACCGGCTCTTACGGCGCCGGTCTGGCTAGCGCGGTGCGCCGCCGCGATATCGGCGCTATAGAGGTCGTGCGTACTGACCGGCGCGATAGGCGCCTGCGGGGCAAGTCCGACTCCATCGACGCTGAGAACGCTGCCCGCGCTGTTTTGGCCGGGCAGGCCACCGCGATCCCGAAGACCGCCGACGGCACCGTGGAGATGATCCGCCAGGTCAAGGTGGCCAAGGACATCGCGGTCAAGGCACGCACTGCGGCGATGATCAGCCTCAAGCAGGTCATCGTCAACGCTCCACCGCAGCTGCGTGAGGATCTGCAGCCGCTGTCGAAGATGGCGCTGATCAACCGGTGCGCCGCACTGCGACCCGGCCAGGTCACCACGATCCTGTCGTCCTCGAAGTACACCCTGCGTGCGATCGCTCGACGGTGGCAGCACCTGAACGAGGAGATCAGCGGCCACGAGAAGGTCCTGGAACAGCTGACCACCCAGGTGGCGCCGGACCTGACCGCAGCGTTCGCGGTTGGTCCCGACACGGCAGCTGAGATGCTCATCGTCGCTGGCGACAACCCTGAGCGGATTCGCTCCGAGCCGGCCTTCGCACGACTGTGCGGCGTCGCCCCGATCCCGGCCTCCTCCGGTATGACCAACCGACACAGGCTCAACCGCGGCGGCCACAGGCAAGCAAACGCCGCCCTCTATCGCGTCGTGATCGTGCGGATGCAACACCACGAGCCGACGAAGGCCTACGTTGCTCGGCGCACCGCGGAGGGCAAGACCAAAGCCGAGATCATCCGATGCCTGAAACGACTCCTCGCCCGCGAACTCTGGGCCGCAATGCGACCCCTGCGCCAGCCCCGCGAAGCATCACCCGAAGCCGCTTGA
- a CDS encoding IS3 family transposase — translation MHAEKSHFSVVRMARLLGVSRSGYYAWTKRGPSARAIRSQRIEAKVAWFHGDSDEVSGAPRILADLREDGEIISRKTVAKMMRRLGLRGVCPKRWKTTTISDSNDTYPPDAVQRQWDTGTLNAVWVGDISYLRTWEGWLYLATVIDAHSRRVIGWAIADHMRTDLVEDALKMAIVLRGELPGKVVFHADRGTQYASDQITRFAATNGITRSMGRTGVCWDCESLNHHQAA, via the coding sequence ATGCACGCGGAGAAGAGCCACTTCAGCGTTGTTCGGATGGCTCGTCTGCTCGGCGTTTCGAGGTCGGGCTACTACGCCTGGACCAAGCGAGGGCCCTCGGCACGGGCGATCCGGTCACAGCGGATCGAGGCGAAGGTGGCCTGGTTCCACGGTGACTCCGACGAGGTTTCGGGGGCGCCCCGGATCTTGGCCGATCTACGCGAGGACGGCGAGATCATCTCGCGCAAGACCGTCGCCAAGATGATGCGCCGCCTCGGCCTGCGTGGCGTCTGCCCCAAACGGTGGAAGACCACGACGATCAGCGACAGCAACGACACCTACCCGCCTGACGCGGTGCAGCGACAGTGGGACACCGGCACCCTGAACGCCGTCTGGGTTGGCGACATCAGCTACCTGAGGACCTGGGAAGGGTGGCTCTACCTGGCGACCGTGATCGACGCCCACTCTCGCCGCGTGATCGGGTGGGCCATCGCTGACCACATGCGCACCGATCTTGTCGAGGACGCGTTGAAGATGGCGATCGTCCTGCGGGGCGAACTGCCGGGGAAGGTCGTGTTCCACGCGGACCGAGGAACTCAATATGCCTCGGATCAGATCACCCGGTTCGCGGCGACCAACGGGATCACCAGGTCGATGGGCCGGACCGGGGTGTGCTGGGATTGTGAGAGTCTCAATCACCATCAGGCGGCCTGA
- a CDS encoding transposase translates to MGRQRREFSPEYKDEAVGLVLNTGRTVAVVARELGINEATLGRWVHLHKDRQGVGEAPLSESERVELGRLRKDVAELKLDRAFLKKASLFFAQEASDTNVKRSN, encoded by the coding sequence ATGGGAAGACAGCGTCGGGAGTTCAGCCCGGAGTACAAGGACGAGGCCGTGGGGTTGGTGCTCAACACCGGCCGGACGGTGGCTGTGGTCGCTCGCGAGCTCGGTATCAACGAGGCCACGCTCGGTCGGTGGGTGCACCTCCACAAGGACCGCCAGGGTGTTGGCGAGGCGCCGCTGAGCGAGTCCGAGCGGGTCGAGTTGGGCAGGCTCCGCAAGGATGTTGCTGAGCTGAAGCTGGACCGGGCGTTCCTGAAAAAAGCGTCACTCTTCTTCGCCCAGGAAGCATCAGATACGAACGTGAAGCGTTCGAACTGA
- a CDS encoding thioesterase family protein, which yields MLDFDGFEQVPAVRGDGASGFKREGIVSSETRRGVPGVDDVLTLNEIAREMAPQEWEDENGHVNVAAYYRFHMESVALALEGLGWTEGHRQTTGQSVFSVEQHLRFYDEALVGHDVSIHLRLLNRNEKMFHAVSMLLNRSTGRLANTLEFVEANVDLRSRRMVPFSYEFGSKLDGVIVRHNELPWAVPLNTGMGLR from the coding sequence GTGCTTGATTTTGACGGATTTGAGCAGGTCCCTGCCGTTCGCGGTGATGGTGCCAGTGGCTTTAAGAGAGAAGGTATCGTGAGCTCGGAAACTAGACGTGGAGTTCCCGGAGTAGATGATGTTCTGACACTAAACGAGATTGCTAGGGAAATGGCGCCCCAAGAGTGGGAGGACGAAAACGGTCACGTCAACGTAGCGGCCTACTATCGATTTCATATGGAATCAGTGGCCTTGGCATTGGAGGGGCTTGGATGGACTGAAGGTCATCGACAGACGACGGGCCAGAGTGTGTTCAGCGTCGAACAGCACCTACGCTTTTACGACGAGGCCTTGGTGGGGCATGATGTAAGCATCCACCTCCGCTTGCTGAACCGCAATGAGAAAATGTTCCATGCGGTTTCGATGTTGCTTAACCGAAGCACTGGTCGCCTAGCGAATACGTTGGAGTTCGTTGAGGCTAATGTCGATTTGAGGAGTCGGAGGATGGTGCCATTCAGTTATGAGTTTGGTTCAAAGCTAGACGGAGTAATTGTGCGGCACAACGAATTGCCGTGGGCGGTGCCGCTCAATACGGGGATGGGGCTGAGGTGA